A genomic stretch from Bacterioplanes sanyensis includes:
- a CDS encoding lipin/Ned1/Smp2 family protein, translated as MSRFSLSQSLLRWSLASVLATGSIGACAMTNPKDVGDANGDDIDVINDGIIACTDYSAVQQAPAFSFPAQQDFKSFGNRLLALDKPFHMGHDKIVSAGQATSLVGKFDYGAVFHKDLEGEEVQAFITGSGKDDWQYLGQFTTNNDGKIFVPVDGQQEGQYVVRMVVLGDLSYTDVYLTAIEAGRKAVVFDIDETLTKSDLEQILDYTGIEAADPRPAAGQLVQEYIDRGYHPVFVTARTYWYAKGTRRWLRDTLNLPDFTLRTTFANQQGLFETAQYKTEVMQAMQDAGVEFVRAYGNADTDAEAFANVGIPLSETYMIGENAGINGTQAITAEGYQQHIADVVLNTPHSGCQ; from the coding sequence ATGTCTCGATTCTCACTGTCTCAATCACTGCTGCGCTGGTCGTTGGCCTCCGTGTTAGCCACTGGTTCCATCGGCGCTTGTGCCATGACCAACCCTAAGGATGTTGGTGACGCCAACGGCGATGATATCGACGTTATTAACGATGGCATCATTGCCTGTACCGACTACAGTGCGGTGCAGCAGGCCCCGGCATTTAGCTTTCCTGCTCAGCAAGACTTCAAATCCTTTGGCAACCGTCTGTTGGCGTTGGATAAACCGTTCCACATGGGCCATGACAAAATCGTCAGTGCCGGCCAGGCCACCTCTTTGGTCGGTAAATTTGATTATGGCGCCGTCTTTCATAAAGACTTAGAAGGTGAAGAGGTGCAGGCGTTTATCACCGGCAGCGGCAAAGACGATTGGCAATATCTGGGGCAATTTACCACCAATAATGATGGTAAAATTTTTGTTCCAGTGGATGGCCAGCAGGAAGGCCAATATGTGGTGCGCATGGTGGTGCTGGGCGATTTAAGCTACACCGACGTGTATTTAACCGCCATTGAGGCGGGCCGCAAAGCGGTAGTGTTTGATATTGATGAAACCCTGACCAAAAGCGACCTGGAACAAATTCTGGATTACACCGGCATCGAAGCGGCAGACCCGCGCCCAGCGGCAGGCCAGCTGGTGCAGGAATACATCGACCGCGGCTATCACCCAGTGTTTGTGACCGCTCGTACATACTGGTACGCCAAAGGCACTCGTCGTTGGCTGCGTGACACATTAAACCTGCCAGACTTTACCCTGCGCACCACCTTCGCCAATCAGCAAGGCTTGTTTGAAACCGCGCAGTACAAAACTGAAGTGATGCAGGCCATGCAAGACGCCGGTGTTGAGTTTGTGCGTGCGTATGGTAATGCCGATACCGATGCCGAAGCTTTTGCCAACGTTGGTATTCCACTATCAGAAACCTACATGATTGGTGAAAATGCCGGTATTAATGGTACACAAGCCATCACCGCTGAAGGTTACCAGCAGCATATTGCCGATGTGGTATTAAATACGCCGCACAGTGGTTGTCAGTAA
- a CDS encoding protein adenylyltransferase SelO has protein sequence MQIPFRNSYARLPEHFYAATQPTPVAEPQLIAFNSALAEQLGIDARQASDEELAQWFAGNRLHEGAEPIAMAYCGHQFGQLNPQLGDGRALLLGEVVDDQGQRFDMQLKGSGRTPFSRGGDGRSPIGPVLREYLLCEAMHALGVPTTRALAAVASGETVVRERLEPGAVFTRVAASHIRVGTFQYFALRRDLDALKTLADHVTERHFPEILCSPAANSEQPYLALLRSICTAQAELIAHWMQLGFIHGVMNTDNMTVSGETIDYGPCAFMDTYRKEQVFSSIDRGGRYAFHNQPAIGQWNLARLAETLLPLISDDEQTAVALATECLEQYSQRHQQAWLTGMRRKLGLSTEHDGDSALVDDLLALLEQGEVDYTLFFRRLSWLCGEDENNDAYRQVAELFNHPELFNDWHVRWQQRQAQDALLPEQQQQQMLATNPAYIPRNHRVAEVIKAAEEDGDLRPFHKLLEIITQPFDEQPEHLAYQQPPAEGEKVLKTFCGT, from the coding sequence ATGCAGATTCCCTTTCGTAATAGCTACGCCCGCTTGCCCGAGCACTTTTATGCCGCCACTCAGCCAACGCCGGTGGCTGAGCCACAGTTAATCGCGTTTAACAGTGCTTTAGCCGAGCAGCTGGGCATTGACGCCCGCCAAGCCAGCGATGAGGAGCTGGCACAGTGGTTTGCGGGCAATCGCCTGCATGAAGGTGCCGAGCCTATCGCCATGGCCTACTGCGGCCATCAGTTTGGTCAGTTAAATCCACAACTGGGCGATGGCCGCGCGCTGTTGTTGGGCGAGGTGGTTGACGATCAGGGCCAACGCTTTGATATGCAATTAAAAGGCAGCGGTCGCACGCCGTTTTCTCGTGGTGGTGATGGCCGCTCACCCATAGGGCCGGTATTGCGAGAGTATTTATTATGCGAGGCCATGCACGCTCTCGGTGTGCCCACCACACGCGCCTTAGCGGCGGTCGCCAGTGGTGAAACGGTTGTGCGTGAGCGGCTAGAACCTGGTGCAGTATTTACTCGCGTTGCCGCCAGCCATATTCGTGTAGGTACGTTTCAATATTTTGCTTTGCGCCGCGATCTCGATGCGTTAAAGACCTTGGCCGATCATGTCACTGAACGACATTTTCCGGAGATTCTTTGCTCGCCAGCAGCAAACAGCGAGCAGCCTTACTTGGCATTATTAAGAAGCATATGCACAGCCCAAGCAGAGCTGATTGCTCACTGGATGCAGCTGGGTTTTATTCACGGTGTGATGAATACCGATAATATGACGGTGAGTGGCGAGACCATCGACTATGGCCCCTGCGCTTTTATGGACACCTATCGCAAAGAGCAGGTGTTTAGCTCTATTGATCGTGGCGGTCGCTACGCCTTTCACAATCAGCCCGCCATTGGCCAATGGAACCTGGCGCGCCTAGCCGAAACACTATTGCCATTAATCAGCGACGATGAGCAAACGGCGGTAGCATTAGCAACAGAGTGTCTAGAGCAATATTCACAGCGCCACCAGCAAGCCTGGCTGACCGGCATGCGTCGCAAGCTGGGGTTGAGCACAGAGCATGATGGTGACAGCGCCCTGGTGGATGACCTATTGGCACTACTGGAGCAAGGCGAGGTCGATTACACCTTGTTTTTCCGCCGTTTATCTTGGCTTTGTGGCGAGGATGAAAACAACGATGCTTATCGCCAGGTAGCTGAGTTGTTTAATCACCCGGAATTATTTAACGACTGGCATGTGCGCTGGCAACAGCGCCAAGCGCAAGACGCACTGTTACCTGAGCAGCAACAACAGCAAATGCTGGCCACGAACCCCGCCTATATTCCACGCAATCACAGAGTCGCTGAGGTCATTAAAGCCGCAGAAGAAGACGGCGATTTACGCCCGTTTCATAAGCTGCTAGAAATCATTACTCAGCCGTTTGATGAACAGCCAGAGCACCTTGCCTACCAGCAACCACCGGCCGAGGGTGAGAAGGTTTTAAAAACCTTTTGTGGTACATAA
- a CDS encoding transposase — protein sequence MKRSTSELTDQQWAHIEPCLPSLPRGKGGPKPISNRACFEGILWVLRSGARWRDLPEHYPSPSTCWRRLQYWEEQGAWLKAWRKFLRALDQQSRLNWEESFSDGSFAPAKKGGSVLEKPSGVRGRNG from the coding sequence ATGAAACGTTCAACCTCAGAACTGACCGACCAACAGTGGGCACACATTGAGCCTTGTTTACCCAGCCTGCCTCGTGGCAAAGGGGGTCCCAAACCTATCAGCAATCGAGCCTGTTTCGAGGGCATTTTATGGGTCTTACGTTCTGGTGCGCGGTGGCGTGATCTACCTGAGCACTATCCTTCACCGAGTACCTGTTGGCGCCGCCTTCAGTACTGGGAAGAGCAAGGAGCATGGCTCAAAGCCTGGCGTAAATTTCTTCGCGCTCTAGATCAACAGTCGCGGCTAAATTGGGAAGAATCGTTTTCGGATGGCAGTTTTGCGCCAGCAAAAAAAGGGGGCTCGGTGTTGGAAAAACCAAGCGGGGTAAGGGGTCGAAATGGATGA
- a CDS encoding IS5 family transposase, producing the protein MGRIVFGWQFCASKKRGLGVGKTKRGKGSKWMIVVDGEGVPIGLTLGSASPAEVKLIEALLNVAYGKSKVKRLIYDKAADSDPLRMALKKRGIDLICPHRRNRKKAPLQDGRKLRRYARRWKVERTFSWLGNYRRLVVRWERKLSMYRAFFHAACMMIVLKKL; encoded by the coding sequence TTGGGAAGAATCGTTTTCGGATGGCAGTTTTGCGCCAGCAAAAAAAGGGGGCTCGGTGTTGGAAAAACCAAGCGGGGTAAGGGGTCGAAATGGATGATAGTCGTCGATGGCGAAGGCGTTCCAATCGGGCTGACGCTTGGCTCAGCGTCACCGGCGGAGGTCAAGCTGATTGAGGCTTTGCTAAATGTTGCCTATGGCAAGAGCAAGGTGAAGCGTTTGATTTACGATAAAGCGGCAGATTCTGATCCTCTGCGAATGGCGTTAAAGAAGCGGGGTATTGATCTCATTTGTCCACATCGTCGAAACAGGAAAAAAGCCCCACTACAAGATGGTAGAAAGCTGAGAAGGTACGCTCGTCGTTGGAAAGTAGAGCGTACGTTTTCTTGGCTTGGAAATTATCGCCGATTGGTGGTTCGATGGGAAAGAAAGCTCTCAATGTATCGAGCCTTCTTTCACGCCGCCTGCATGATGATCGTGCTAAAGAAGTTGTGA
- a CDS encoding transposase, with protein MKRSTSELTDQQWAHIEPCLPSLPRGKGGPKPISNRACFEGILWVLRSGARWRDLPERYPSPSTCWRRLQYWEEQGAWVKAWRKLLRVLDQQSRLNWEESFSDGSFAPAKKGASVLEKPSVVRGRSG; from the coding sequence ATGAAACGTTCAACCTCAGAACTGACCGACCAACAGTGGGCACACATTGAGCCTTGTTTACCCAGCCTGCCTCGTGGCAAAGGGGGTCCCAAACCTATCAGCAATCGAGCCTGTTTCGAGGGCATTTTATGGGTCTTACGTTCAGGTGCGCGCTGGCGTGATCTACCCGAGCGCTATCCTTCACCGAGTACCTGCTGGCGCCGCCTTCAGTACTGGGAAGAGCAAGGTGCATGGGTCAAAGCCTGGCGTAAGCTTCTTCGCGTTCTGGATCAACAGTCGCGGTTAAATTGGGAAGAATCGTTTTCTGATGGTAGTTTTGCACCCGCAAAAAAAGGGGCCTCGGTGTTGGAAAAACCAAGCGTGGTAAGGGGTCGAAGTGGATGA
- a CDS encoding IS3 family transposase (programmed frameshift) gives MKKSRYTDSQIMAILKQSEAGTPVPELCREHGMSSATFYKWRAKYGGMDASLMARMKELEEENRRLKKMYAEERLKAEIIQEAMGKKVVKPQARRMLAQPSVVERKISIRLACRMFAVSETCYRYQPKLSDENADIAHRLIKLTDAESDWGFGLCFDYLRNVEGHPWNHKRVYRIYCEQALNLRIKPRRRLKRQVPEPLKEPIRPNQIWSMDFMHDQLADDRHYRLFNVIDDYRREALCTEADFSLPAPRVIRALNQLLEWRPKPTAIRCDNGPEFISNEFVKWARLHGIRIEYIQPGKPQQNAYIERHNRTMRYSWVSKHLFESIEEVQEYATNWLWFYNHKRPHKANGGKPPLMAA, from the exons ATGAAAAAATCACGCTACACAGACAGCCAGATCATGGCGATTCTCAAGCAATCCGAGGCTGGCACGCCTGTGCCGGAGCTTTGCCGTGAACATGGTATGAGCAGCGCGACATTTTACAAATGGCGAGCCAAATACGGTGGCATGGATGCCTCCCTCATGGCACGTATGAAGGAGCTTGAGGAAGAAAACCGACGCCTCAAGAAAATGTACGCCGAAGAGCGCCTCAAAGCTGAGATCATTCAGGAAGCCATGG GCAAAAAAGTGGTGAAGCCCCAGGCGCGGCGTATGCTGGCTCAACCATCTGTCGTTGAGCGCAAGATCAGCATTCGTCTGGCCTGTCGGATGTTCGCCGTGAGCGAAACCTGTTACCGCTATCAGCCCAAACTCAGTGACGAAAACGCTGACATCGCCCACCGACTTATAAAGCTAACTGATGCAGAAAGCGACTGGGGTTTTGGGCTTTGCTTTGACTACTTACGCAACGTCGAGGGGCATCCATGGAACCACAAACGTGTTTATCGGATCTATTGTGAGCAGGCATTGAATTTACGTATTAAGCCTCGGCGTCGATTAAAACGACAGGTGCCTGAGCCACTGAAGGAGCCCATCAGGCCCAACCAAATTTGGTCAATGGACTTTATGCACGACCAATTAGCGGATGATCGTCACTATCGGCTATTTAACGTCATCGACGACTATCGGCGTGAAGCACTGTGCACCGAAGCGGATTTTTCATTGCCAGCCCCCAGGGTTATTCGAGCACTGAATCAGCTACTGGAGTGGCGACCGAAACCCACTGCAATACGCTGTGACAATGGGCCGGAGTTTATCAGTAACGAGTTTGTTAAGTGGGCCAGACTGCATGGTATTCGAATTGAATACATTCAACCTGGAAAGCCTCAGCAAAATGCCTATATCGAGCGTCATAACCGCACAATGCGTTACAGCTGGGTCAGCAAGCATCTGTTTGAATCAATTGAGGAAGTGCAGGAGTATGCAACGAACTGGTTGTGGTTTTACAATCACAAACGGCCACACAAGGCCAATGGAGGCAAGCCACCTTTGATGGCAGCCTAA
- a CDS encoding NnrU family protein, whose amino-acid sequence MLLLIVGLLIFLGVHSINFLAPNWRQQRIHQLGALPWKGLYAIASLLGFALLVIGYGQARLEPTWLWLAPTWTRHLAALITLPAFILLLATYVPGTHIKARIGHPMLLATKVWALSHLIANGGLHDVLLFGGFLAWAVFGFIVLRKRDRAADKQYPAVGIVRDVIAVVLGLVAWAAFAMVGHVWLIGVAPFGG is encoded by the coding sequence ATGCTCCTACTCATTGTTGGTTTGTTGATTTTTCTTGGCGTACATTCGATTAATTTCCTAGCGCCAAATTGGCGCCAGCAACGAATACATCAATTAGGCGCTCTGCCCTGGAAAGGCCTCTATGCAATTGCCTCGCTGTTAGGGTTTGCATTGTTAGTTATTGGCTATGGACAAGCGCGACTGGAGCCGACCTGGCTATGGCTGGCACCAACCTGGACACGCCACCTCGCCGCACTGATTACCCTGCCCGCCTTTATTTTACTGCTGGCCACCTATGTGCCTGGCACACATATCAAAGCTCGCATTGGCCATCCTATGCTACTGGCGACCAAGGTATGGGCACTGTCTCACTTAATCGCTAACGGCGGCCTGCACGATGTGCTGTTATTTGGCGGCTTTTTGGCCTGGGCGGTGTTTGGTTTTATTGTATTGCGCAAGCGTGACCGCGCCGCTGACAAACAATACCCGGCTGTTGGTATTGTCCGCGATGTCATCGCTGTGGTGCTTGGTTTAGTGGCTTGGGCGGCCTTTGCCATGGTGGGGCATGTTTGGTTAATTGGCGTGGCGCCGTTTGGGGGGTAG
- a CDS encoding histidine phosphatase family protein — protein sequence MSDEFLLLRHGKSDWSVDCPDISRPLKKRGQRDAERIGAWLWQHECIPTSIISSPATRAQQTAHWCARAMGINPQRISLDGRLYMASPATLLEVLAERLADAPGPASQRPLLVGHNPGMEQLIEQLSDTPPPYPDDGKLLPTASLAWFKLLPQQQLPELQQTELKQLVRARELPRAFPFRGMQGLEWRRKPAFYYQQVATIPYRRADIGMEVLLIRSRADKRWTFCQGPLEPGLFAEESAIQIASEQAGVEGHCHAQPMSQMDIEKWGASCQIQVFPLQVFTEHAQWPEQYRQRRWVPIQHAMTELVQHHWLPALQCLQHQMQQHSRHNHRR from the coding sequence ATGAGCGATGAGTTTTTGCTGCTGCGCCACGGTAAATCCGATTGGTCGGTGGACTGCCCGGATATCAGCCGGCCGCTAAAAAAACGCGGCCAGCGTGATGCCGAGCGCATCGGTGCCTGGTTATGGCAACACGAGTGCATTCCCACCAGCATCATTTCCTCACCTGCGACGCGCGCGCAGCAAACCGCACATTGGTGTGCACGCGCCATGGGGATCAATCCGCAGCGCATTTCCCTGGACGGACGCCTGTACATGGCCAGCCCAGCGACCTTATTGGAAGTTCTGGCAGAAAGACTGGCCGATGCGCCAGGGCCAGCATCGCAACGACCGCTGCTTGTCGGCCACAACCCAGGGATGGAGCAACTGATTGAGCAGCTGAGTGACACACCACCACCCTACCCAGACGACGGAAAATTACTCCCCACCGCCAGCTTGGCCTGGTTTAAGTTATTGCCCCAGCAACAACTGCCGGAGCTACAGCAAACCGAACTCAAACAATTAGTGCGCGCACGTGAACTGCCGCGAGCCTTCCCTTTTCGTGGTATGCAAGGATTGGAATGGCGGCGTAAGCCGGCATTTTATTATCAGCAGGTGGCCACCATTCCTTATCGTCGCGCCGATATTGGCATGGAAGTTTTGTTAATTCGCAGTCGCGCAGACAAGCGCTGGACGTTTTGCCAAGGTCCACTAGAGCCTGGGCTATTTGCTGAAGAGTCCGCCATTCAAATCGCATCGGAGCAAGCGGGCGTAGAGGGGCACTGTCACGCTCAGCCGATGAGTCAGATGGACATCGAAAAATGGGGTGCTTCCTGCCAAATTCAGGTGTTTCCGCTGCAAGTTTTCACTGAGCATGCGCAATGGCCAGAGCAATATCGCCAGCGCCGTTGGGTGCCGATCCAGCACGCCATGACCGAGTTAGTACAGCATCATTGGCTGCCTGCCCTGCAATGCTTGCAGCACCAAATGCAGCAACACAGTCGCCACAATCATCGCCGCTGA
- a CDS encoding NUDIX domain-containing protein, with the protein MLSQTQVPMQIQPQIRNTVRALIRHQDRLLMIQKFSPEKGVYFGLPGGELEPNESLEQAVERECQEELSAEVQVGSMVWVADYYRKRTGSKDVYRHIVDHVFHCQLKGRYAPQNGPEPDRHQQAVMWVPEDYLNDVYLAEPYLLKRLANLSAKPRSAYVGAYQDDPNG; encoded by the coding sequence ATGTTGTCTCAAACCCAGGTTCCAATGCAGATACAACCGCAAATTCGTAACACCGTGCGTGCGCTGATTCGCCACCAAGATCGGTTACTGATGATTCAGAAATTCAGCCCGGAAAAAGGGGTTTATTTTGGCTTGCCAGGCGGCGAGCTAGAGCCGAACGAATCTCTCGAACAGGCGGTAGAGCGTGAATGCCAGGAAGAGCTCAGCGCTGAAGTGCAAGTGGGCTCTATGGTGTGGGTGGCGGACTATTACCGTAAACGCACGGGCAGCAAAGATGTCTACCGGCACATCGTCGATCATGTGTTTCATTGCCAGTTAAAAGGGCGCTACGCACCGCAAAATGGGCCAGAGCCAGACCGCCACCAACAAGCCGTGATGTGGGTGCCGGAGGACTACCTCAATGACGTCTACCTAGCAGAGCCGTATTTATTAAAACGCCTGGCCAACCTCTCAGCTAAGCCACGCTCCGCCTACGTTGGCGCTTATCAGGATGATCCCAACGGTTGA
- a CDS encoding lipocalin-like domain-containing protein has translation MRQWFCAAPVLALLLWAGLGYGQQANDVYQVLRDGDGAAQFAPVLPGYTLDFPRDHGSHPDFRIEWWYLTANLEGANGQHYGVHFTLFRQALFAQEQVAQQQDLENDSPWASRQSWMAHAAISQGDTHLYEERFARGGIGQAGVQAEPVFDAWLDDWQWLGDGPSPLPGRLTVSIQGQPLTLQLSSNKPWVLHGEQGFSQKSEQGQASYYYSQPSINIVGQWQPRSNDSVALTGQGWLDREWSSQPLAQNQSGWDWFSLQLADGHKLMAFRLRHSDSEQHYYSGSWITPEHKVTPLNSDDIQLTPTGFDVIDTAQGEKRIPTGWQLSLPELNRQWQIKARSANAWLDTLFPYWEGPVQVFDKEQAVGVGYLEMTGY, from the coding sequence ATGAGGCAGTGGTTTTGCGCAGCGCCAGTGCTGGCGCTATTGCTGTGGGCTGGGCTTGGCTATGGCCAGCAGGCAAATGACGTTTATCAGGTATTGCGCGACGGCGACGGTGCCGCGCAGTTTGCGCCGGTACTCCCGGGCTATACATTAGATTTTCCACGCGATCACGGCTCTCACCCGGATTTTCGCATTGAGTGGTGGTACCTAACCGCCAACCTCGAGGGCGCCAACGGCCAACATTATGGTGTGCACTTTACTCTTTTTCGCCAGGCCCTGTTTGCCCAAGAACAGGTTGCTCAGCAACAGGACCTAGAAAATGACTCCCCTTGGGCCAGTCGCCAAAGTTGGATGGCACACGCCGCTATTAGCCAAGGCGATACACACCTGTACGAAGAGCGCTTTGCCCGTGGCGGCATTGGCCAGGCCGGTGTACAAGCAGAACCTGTATTTGACGCCTGGCTGGACGACTGGCAGTGGCTGGGGGATGGCCCTTCACCACTACCGGGGAGGTTAACCGTCAGTATTCAGGGCCAGCCGCTCACGCTGCAGCTCAGCAGCAACAAGCCTTGGGTGTTGCACGGCGAGCAAGGCTTTAGCCAAAAATCCGAGCAAGGTCAGGCCAGTTATTATTACAGCCAGCCCAGCATCAATATTGTTGGCCAGTGGCAGCCCCGTTCTAACGATAGCGTCGCGTTAACTGGCCAGGGCTGGCTCGATCGCGAATGGAGCTCACAGCCGTTGGCGCAAAATCAAAGCGGTTGGGATTGGTTTTCACTGCAACTGGCCGACGGCCATAAACTGATGGCCTTTCGTCTGCGCCACAGCGACTCAGAGCAGCATTATTACTCCGGCAGCTGGATCACGCCCGAGCATAAGGTCACGCCATTAAATAGCGACGATATTCAGCTAACGCCCACGGGCTTTGACGTTATTGATACCGCACAAGGCGAAAAGCGCATTCCCACCGGCTGGCAATTGTCATTGCCAGAGTTAAACCGTCAGTGGCAAATTAAAGCCCGCTCCGCCAATGCCTGGCTCGATACCTTATTCCCCTACTGGGAAGGGCCCGTACAGGTGTTCGACAAAGAACAAGCCGTGGGTGTGGGTTATTTGGAAATGACGGGGTATTAA
- a CDS encoding ABC transporter permease: MRSLLWSWLTLLSHYRRHPSQTLFLLLGLITGVALWSAVHIINAHARASYAEADLLLDAQASHWIQSPQGRVDLNDYVALRRAGFRQVYPVLELRLSTPDNQPLTLIATDLMAMGASRTSPTEAQSNSRVDMHAWSQLSQPPYAVWVPASLANSLPLQAGQRLTLRDGRQLPPAVIDSQPRQGQRLFMDIGAAAITLGETHLSYLAVGAINPAELKRLDQWLGQYAPQLKRRSNQQPLDLTELTASLHIHLNAMSLLAFAVGLFIVFNAVRFALHSRASTLTTLRELGVSARTLTSAIMLEGFTLSLIGTALGLAAGFGLSQLLLPAVAATLQHLYGAVLDQRLLLQPQVLLQAWLLTSVGLLMALVWPLWQRSRQDVLAQRQGIDLLQQEQRSQRRLAISSLVLLALALLSYPWLRSLAHGFALLAVLLFAGAWLLPWLASQCLHGLSQNAKPGLAQWCWAEGQVQLGPLRPALMAMLLALTANFGVDNLVGSFRQALDNWLQQRIAADVYVQSEQLDAHQLSQHAWLLDSHQRNGLRLRWQERPTLIRGLDPSAPDVQQLPMASQSYPPSQNYPQSGAAWPDDGILANEQVQHLAGKQLGDVIYLPLGNGEQQRFTLAGFYYDYGNPYFQFYLPYQRVAQLWPSAQPQGLALWLNEDANMTEVEQALVEAGAQPGDWIDRRAILQLSLRIFDRTFAMTAAINTLTFAVAGIALLAALLAIHQQRLPHYAHWRAMGVSWREWLQLTAVPLALCLMLTWALSIPLGSALAWLLIHDINVLSFGWTMPLQWQGRPALLLALLCLGVTAIAFAIAALQVRQRLPYALKQLGADE; encoded by the coding sequence TTGAGGTCGTTGTTATGGAGCTGGCTAACACTGCTTAGCCATTATCGCCGCCACCCCAGTCAAACGCTGTTTTTGCTGCTCGGCCTGATTACCGGCGTGGCCTTGTGGTCGGCGGTGCACATCATTAATGCCCATGCCCGTGCCAGCTATGCCGAGGCCGACCTGCTGCTCGATGCTCAGGCCAGCCATTGGATTCAATCGCCCCAAGGTCGAGTCGATTTAAACGATTATGTCGCCCTGCGCCGCGCTGGATTTCGCCAAGTCTACCCAGTGCTAGAGCTGCGTTTGAGCACACCAGATAACCAACCACTGACGCTCATCGCCACGGATTTAATGGCCATGGGTGCCAGCCGCACAAGCCCAACGGAAGCGCAGAGCAATAGTCGCGTCGATATGCACGCCTGGTCACAACTGAGCCAGCCGCCTTACGCCGTGTGGGTGCCCGCCAGCCTGGCCAACTCGCTGCCATTACAGGCCGGGCAACGATTAACCCTGCGTGATGGTCGCCAGCTGCCACCGGCCGTCATTGATAGCCAGCCACGCCAAGGCCAACGCCTGTTTATGGACATAGGTGCAGCGGCCATCACCTTGGGCGAAACCCACCTCAGCTATTTAGCCGTCGGTGCCATTAATCCCGCCGAACTTAAGCGGCTGGATCAATGGCTTGGCCAATACGCCCCCCAGCTCAAACGTCGCAGCAATCAGCAACCGTTAGATTTAACCGAGCTGACCGCCAGCTTGCACATTCACCTCAATGCCATGAGTTTGCTGGCCTTTGCCGTCGGTCTGTTTATTGTGTTTAACGCCGTGCGCTTTGCCCTGCACAGCCGCGCCAGCACATTGACCACGCTGCGTGAACTGGGAGTGAGTGCCCGCACACTCACTAGCGCCATTATGCTGGAGGGTTTTACCCTAAGCTTAATCGGCACCGCCCTGGGGCTGGCTGCGGGCTTTGGCCTAAGCCAGTTATTACTGCCCGCCGTCGCTGCAACACTGCAACATCTTTATGGCGCCGTATTGGATCAGCGTTTATTGCTACAGCCTCAGGTATTGCTGCAGGCCTGGCTGCTGACCAGTGTTGGGCTATTGATGGCCCTGGTATGGCCGCTATGGCAACGCAGCCGCCAAGATGTGCTGGCGCAGCGCCAAGGCATAGACTTGTTGCAGCAAGAACAGCGCAGTCAACGCCGCCTGGCCATCAGCTCCTTGGTTTTGCTGGCGTTGGCGCTGTTGTCCTACCCCTGGCTCCGTTCACTCGCTCATGGCTTTGCCTTGTTGGCGGTACTGTTATTTGCTGGCGCCTGGCTGTTGCCCTGGCTAGCAAGCCAATGTCTGCATGGGCTCAGTCAAAACGCCAAGCCTGGGCTGGCGCAATGGTGTTGGGCAGAAGGGCAAGTTCAGCTAGGGCCACTGCGCCCGGCGCTGATGGCCATGTTGCTGGCGCTCACCGCCAACTTTGGTGTCGATAATCTGGTCGGCTCGTTTCGCCAAGCGTTGGATAACTGGCTGCAGCAACGCATTGCCGCCGATGTCTACGTGCAAAGCGAGCAGCTCGATGCCCACCAGCTCAGCCAACATGCTTGGCTGCTGGATAGCCATCAGCGCAATGGTTTGCGCCTGCGCTGGCAAGAGCGCCCGACTCTAATTCGCGGCCTCGACCCCAGCGCGCCGGATGTGCAACAGCTGCCCATGGCCAGCCAGAGTTATCCACCCAGCCAGAATTATCCACAAAGCGGAGCAGCTTGGCCTGACGACGGCATCCTGGCCAATGAGCAAGTGCAACACCTAGCCGGTAAACAACTAGGCGATGTTATTTATTTGCCGCTTGGCAATGGTGAGCAACAGCGCTTTACCCTTGCTGGTTTTTACTACGACTATGGCAACCCCTATTTTCAGTTTTATCTGCCTTATCAGCGTGTGGCACAGCTGTGGCCGAGTGCACAACCTCAAGGGCTGGCACTGTGGCTAAATGAAGACGCCAATATGACCGAGGTAGAACAGGCGTTAGTTGAGGCCGGTGCCCAGCCCGGTGATTGGATCGACCGCCGCGCCATATTGCAGCTTTCGCTGCGGATTTTTGATCGCACCTTTGCCATGACGGCCGCCATCAATACCCTGACCTTTGCCGTCGCCGGTATCGCCTTATTGGCCGCCTTGCTCGCTATTCATCAGCAGCGTTTACCGCACTATGCCCACTGGCGCGCTATGGGAGTGAGTTGGCGCGAGTGGCTGCAACTCACGGCGGTGCCATTGGCACTGTGTTTAATGCTCACCTGGGCGCTGTCCATTCCCCTGGGCAGCGCGCTGGCCTGGTTATTGATTCATGACATCAACGTGTTGTCGTTTGGTTGGACCATGCCGCTGCAATGGCAAGGCCGACCTGCGCTGTTATTGGCGCTGTTGTGTTTGGGTGTAACCGCCATCGCCTTTGCCATCGCCGCCTTGCAAGTGCGCCAGCGCCTACCTTATGCGTTAAAGCAATTGGGGGCCGACGAATGA